One region of Alcanivorax sediminis genomic DNA includes:
- a CDS encoding synaptic vesicle VAT-1 family membrane protein: MIQYWQTPKAGNLSRLTLETRQTTPLQQHHARIRVRAAGLNFADIFALTGLYSATPTGAFTPGLEFAGEVIETGAACQAVKVGDQVMGVTRFGGYTSQIDIDPDYLMPLPEGWTPQQGAAYPVQTLTAWYALTRLGAIQPGHRVLVHSAAGGVGLQAMKLCVSSGAIPVGTVGSRAKADWLKQQGFNEVLVRDSNFRAQLQQGQQRFDLVLDAIGGEVQKASFDALNPMGRLVVFGAAEFTPSGQRPDYLRALWRYLKRPRYDVMDMISSNRSVLAFNLIWLWEQKEQMRALLDELSRISIAPPHVGHSFDFAQAHDALALLQSGQTIGKVVLTFN, from the coding sequence ATGATTCAGTATTGGCAAACGCCCAAGGCCGGTAACTTATCCCGGCTGACACTCGAAACGCGTCAAACCACCCCATTGCAGCAACACCATGCCCGTATTCGTGTGCGCGCGGCAGGGCTCAATTTCGCCGATATCTTTGCCCTTACCGGGCTCTATTCCGCAACGCCAACAGGCGCCTTTACCCCAGGGCTGGAGTTTGCCGGTGAAGTGATCGAGACCGGTGCAGCCTGCCAGGCTGTCAAGGTAGGCGACCAGGTTATGGGGGTAACCCGCTTTGGTGGCTACACCTCACAGATCGACATCGATCCGGATTACCTGATGCCGCTGCCGGAGGGCTGGACACCTCAACAAGGCGCAGCCTACCCGGTGCAGACACTCACTGCCTGGTATGCGCTGACACGGCTGGGAGCCATCCAACCCGGCCACCGGGTGTTGGTGCACAGTGCAGCCGGCGGAGTGGGCCTGCAGGCGATGAAGCTATGTGTGTCATCAGGAGCGATACCCGTTGGCACAGTCGGCAGCCGGGCCAAGGCAGACTGGCTCAAACAACAAGGGTTCAACGAAGTTCTGGTAAGAGATTCCAACTTCAGGGCGCAGCTTCAGCAAGGCCAACAACGTTTTGATCTGGTGCTGGATGCGATTGGTGGCGAAGTGCAGAAGGCCAGTTTTGATGCGCTGAACCCCATGGGCAGACTGGTGGTGTTCGGCGCCGCCGAGTTCACGCCCAGTGGCCAGCGACCCGACTATTTGCGTGCGCTGTGGCGTTACCTGAAGCGGCCGCGTTATGACGTAATGGACATGATCAGCAGCAACCGCTCCGTGCTCGCGTTCAATCTGATCTGGCTCTGGGAGCAGAAAGAACAGATGCGGGCACTCCTGGATGAGCTGTCCCGCATCAGCATTGCCCCTCCCCATGTGGGTCACAGCTTCGACTTTGCCCAGGCCCATGATGCCCTGGCTTTGCTGCAGTCTGGCCAGACCATCGGTAAGGTAGTCCTGACATTCAACTGA
- a CDS encoding OmpA family protein produces MNAKRFLAASIACASVTATSAVMAEGMPERYFYFGGHISENWIDLGDHYEPDNGSYDNEVTLPGAQLGYRFNRDWSVQAWWERNNSNTDLFGDVDLNIASAALRKHFYGSSSFEPYVGIGAGEFRAEPSSDSSFDYQETIGTLEAGFQTLLHPHFILDVGARPYYAFDSERWDAEIYAGLNFLIGATNSGDDEEEEQEEQPAQVDNVVSDSDSDGVPDEQDQCSGTPAGAQVDATGCELDDDGDGVANSKDKCADTPAGALVNETGCQQYLDKDVKETLYVEFEHGKAEVTKASYPKLGNLAGQMRKYPSANLVLEGHTDSTGSAAFNKKLSKERADAVMRVLVDEYEIDAGRVSTEGYGEEKPIADNGTAEGRAQNRRVEAVMKATTKEAQFQ; encoded by the coding sequence ATGAACGCTAAACGTTTTTTGGCTGCAAGTATTGCTTGCGCGTCCGTTACTGCCACTTCTGCAGTAATGGCTGAGGGAATGCCCGAGCGTTATTTCTACTTCGGTGGTCACATCAGTGAAAACTGGATTGATCTTGGAGATCACTACGAGCCCGACAATGGCAGCTATGACAACGAAGTCACTCTGCCGGGCGCCCAGTTGGGTTACCGCTTCAACCGTGACTGGTCCGTGCAGGCCTGGTGGGAGCGCAACAACTCCAATACCGACCTGTTTGGCGATGTAGACCTGAACATTGCCTCTGCCGCCCTGCGCAAGCATTTCTACGGCAGCTCCTCCTTTGAACCCTACGTGGGCATTGGTGCCGGTGAATTCCGTGCCGAACCCAGCAGCGACAGCAGCTTCGACTACCAGGAGACCATCGGTACCCTGGAAGCCGGTTTCCAGACTCTGCTGCACCCGCACTTCATCCTGGATGTGGGCGCTCGTCCCTACTACGCGTTTGACAGCGAGCGCTGGGATGCTGAAATCTACGCGGGCCTGAACTTCCTGATCGGTGCCACCAACTCCGGTGACGACGAAGAAGAAGAGCAGGAAGAGCAGCCGGCTCAGGTTGATAACGTGGTATCTGACAGCGACAGCGATGGTGTTCCGGACGAGCAGGATCAGTGCTCTGGCACTCCGGCTGGTGCCCAGGTTGACGCCACCGGCTGTGAGCTGGACGACGACGGTGACGGCGTTGCCAACAGCAAGGACAAGTGTGCGGACACCCCTGCCGGTGCCCTGGTAAACGAAACGGGCTGTCAGCAGTACCTGGACAAGGACGTGAAGGAAACGCTTTACGTTGAGTTCGAGCATGGCAAGGCTGAAGTGACCAAGGCTTCCTACCCGAAACTGGGTAACCTGGCCGGTCAGATGCGCAAGTATCCTTCTGCCAACCTGGTGCTGGAAGGCCACACCGACAGCACGGGCTCTGCTGCTTTCAACAAGAAGCTGTCCAAAGAGCGTGCCGATGCGGTAATGCGTGTTCTCGTCGATGAGTACGAAATCGACGCAGGCCGGGTAAGCACTGAAGGTTACGGTGAAGAGAAGCCGATTGCCGACAACGGCACTGCCGAAGGTCGCGCTCAGAATCGTCGCGTAGAGGCGGTGATGAAAGCCACCACCAAGGAAGCCCAGTTCCAGTAA
- the purT gene encoding formate-dependent phosphoribosylglycinamide formyltransferase, with protein sequence MTTIGTPNTDTATRVMLLGSGELGREVAIELIRYGCEVIAVDRYANAPAMQVAQRSHVINMLDGAALRKLVEQENPALIVPEIEAIATSELLKLEAEGVTVVPTARATNLTMNREGIRRLAAEELGLPTSPYRFADTLEDYQQAVADIGMPCVIKPVMSSSGKGQSTIKSEADIQKAWDYAQSGGRAGEGRVIIEGFVDFDYEITLLTVRHRDGTTYCDPIGHRQANGDYQESWQPQPMTEAALNASKDVAGAITEALGGMGIFGVELFIKGDQVYFSEVSPRPHDTGLVTLLSQNLSEFALHARAILGLPIPLVEQRGPAASSVLLVQGDSEQMQYEGLDQALRVPNTEVRLFGKPEVHGSRRLGVALALGDDIANARDKANAAIAALNVKL encoded by the coding sequence ATGACCACTATCGGCACTCCCAATACAGACACCGCAACCCGTGTGATGCTGCTCGGCTCCGGCGAACTTGGCCGTGAAGTGGCCATCGAACTGATCCGCTACGGCTGCGAAGTGATTGCCGTGGATCGCTACGCCAACGCCCCGGCCATGCAGGTCGCCCAGCGTAGCCATGTGATCAACATGCTGGATGGTGCCGCCCTGCGCAAGCTGGTCGAACAGGAAAATCCTGCGCTTATCGTCCCGGAAATTGAGGCGATCGCCACCAGCGAACTGCTCAAACTGGAAGCGGAAGGTGTCACTGTTGTGCCCACTGCTCGCGCAACCAACCTGACCATGAACCGTGAAGGCATCCGCCGCCTGGCCGCCGAGGAACTCGGGCTGCCAACGTCACCGTATCGCTTCGCGGACACCCTGGAAGACTACCAGCAGGCCGTTGCCGACATCGGCATGCCCTGTGTGATCAAGCCGGTGATGAGTTCCTCCGGCAAGGGCCAGAGCACGATCAAGTCCGAAGCCGACATCCAGAAGGCATGGGACTACGCTCAATCCGGCGGCCGCGCCGGCGAAGGCCGGGTCATCATTGAAGGCTTTGTGGACTTTGACTACGAAATCACCCTGCTCACCGTGCGTCACCGGGACGGCACCACCTACTGCGACCCCATTGGCCACCGTCAGGCCAACGGTGACTACCAGGAATCCTGGCAACCCCAGCCCATGACCGAGGCCGCACTGAACGCGTCTAAAGACGTGGCAGGCGCCATCACTGAAGCGCTGGGCGGCATGGGTATCTTCGGTGTGGAACTGTTCATCAAAGGCGACCAGGTCTACTTCAGTGAGGTCTCACCCCGTCCACACGATACCGGGCTGGTGACGTTGCTGTCGCAGAATCTGTCCGAATTCGCGCTGCACGCCCGCGCCATTCTGGGCCTGCCGATTCCACTGGTGGAACAGCGCGGTCCGGCAGCCTCATCCGTGCTGCTGGTTCAGGGCGACTCCGAGCAGATGCAGTACGAAGGCCTGGACCAGGCTCTGCGTGTACCCAACACCGAGGTGCGCCTGTTTGGGAAACCGGAAGTGCATGGCAGCCGCCGTCTGGGCGTCGCGCTTGCATTGGGAGACGATATCGCCAACGCTCGCGACAAGGCCAACGCGGCCATCGCGGCTCTCAACGTTAAACTTTAG
- a CDS encoding crotonase/enoyl-CoA hydratase family protein, whose product MEQATVLTEQQQNILVVTLNRPDVRNAVDRPTADALREVFEQFERDDSLSVAVLQGQGGNFCAGADLDALADPERRNQIDAEGLGPGPMGPTRLQLSKPVIAAVTGYAVAGGLELALWCDLRVAEESAVFGVFCRRWGVPLIDGGTVRLPRLIGQSRAMDMMLTGRPINADEALSFGLANRVVEDGKALDSALAMARQIAAFPQHCLRADRASALTQWQLCEADALRQEGAGGYPVVFEEALAGAEQFRSGKGRHGEFE is encoded by the coding sequence ATGGAACAGGCAACTGTACTGACTGAGCAACAGCAAAACATTCTGGTAGTGACGCTTAATCGCCCCGATGTGCGCAATGCGGTGGACCGCCCGACTGCCGATGCACTGCGCGAAGTCTTTGAGCAGTTCGAGCGAGATGACAGTCTCAGCGTGGCGGTGCTACAGGGGCAGGGGGGAAATTTCTGTGCCGGTGCGGATCTCGACGCCCTGGCCGATCCGGAACGCCGCAACCAGATTGATGCAGAGGGCCTTGGCCCTGGCCCCATGGGCCCTACCCGACTGCAATTAAGTAAACCCGTGATCGCAGCCGTTACCGGTTATGCGGTAGCCGGCGGTCTGGAGCTGGCTCTGTGGTGTGATCTGAGGGTGGCGGAAGAAAGCGCCGTATTTGGTGTGTTCTGCCGACGCTGGGGCGTCCCCTTGATCGACGGGGGTACCGTGCGACTGCCGCGCCTGATCGGCCAGAGTCGCGCCATGGACATGATGCTGACGGGCCGACCCATCAACGCGGACGAAGCGCTCTCTTTCGGGTTGGCCAATCGCGTGGTTGAAGACGGCAAGGCTCTGGACTCTGCGCTGGCGATGGCACGCCAAATCGCTGCTTTCCCGCAACATTGTCTACGTGCGGACCGAGCCTCGGCACTGACACAGTGGCAACTGTGCGAAGCAGACGCGCTACGTCAGGAGGGGGCCGGAGGCTACCCGGTCGTCTTCGAGGAAGCCCTTGCCGGCGCGGAACAATTCCGGTCCGGCAAGGGCCGTCACGGTGAATTTGAATAA
- a CDS encoding nuclear transport factor 2 family protein, whose translation MKTDQLLVLLVLTIALWGCSSTPAGPYGYTASYFEARSLCDDASPADNQQIERFMQFYNQLNHAPVKQHIADIYAPDIYFNDTLVTLTSRDSLASHLQATADNLERMSVTLLDVLQPMTSEGREAAPQSQAIYLLWEMKAQFSLLGKKRLSHTLGISQLCFNDQGLVIFHQDFWDSSQGLDQHLPLLGPPTRWLRQHSTPH comes from the coding sequence ATGAAAACAGACCAGTTGCTCGTATTACTTGTACTGACGATAGCGCTCTGGGGATGCAGCAGCACCCCGGCTGGGCCCTATGGTTACACTGCCTCCTACTTCGAGGCCAGGTCCCTTTGCGATGACGCCAGTCCAGCTGACAATCAGCAGATTGAACGCTTCATGCAATTTTACAACCAGCTAAATCACGCCCCTGTTAAGCAGCACATCGCTGATATTTATGCTCCAGATATTTATTTCAATGACACTCTGGTCACCCTGACCAGCAGAGATTCTCTGGCGTCCCATTTACAGGCCACCGCCGACAATCTTGAACGGATGTCAGTGACGTTACTCGACGTGCTACAACCCATGACTTCCGAGGGGCGCGAGGCGGCACCGCAGTCACAAGCAATTTATCTACTTTGGGAGATGAAAGCCCAGTTCAGTTTATTAGGCAAGAAACGGCTTTCTCACACACTTGGCATCAGTCAACTCTGTTTCAACGACCAGGGACTAGTCATTTTTCATCAGGACTTCTGGGACAGCAGCCAGGGTCTGGACCAACACTTACCGCTACTGGGGCCGCCGACACGATGGTTACGACAGCATTCAACACCACATTGA
- a CDS encoding NINE protein — MQNQDTHSKVIGYLLWIFGFMGAHRFYYGKQITGTIWFFTLGLFFIGWIIDLFLIPGMDEAADAKYEAGSIDYNVAWILLTFLGIFGIHRFYMGKVITGIIYLLTVGLFGLGILYDFLTLNGQIAEKNRLPG, encoded by the coding sequence ATGCAGAATCAGGACACACACAGCAAGGTGATCGGCTACCTGCTCTGGATCTTCGGTTTCATGGGCGCCCATCGCTTTTACTATGGCAAGCAAATCACCGGCACCATCTGGTTTTTTACCCTGGGTCTTTTTTTCATCGGCTGGATTATCGACCTGTTCCTGATCCCTGGCATGGATGAAGCCGCCGATGCCAAATACGAAGCGGGCAGTATCGACTACAACGTGGCCTGGATACTGCTGACCTTTCTTGGCATCTTCGGCATCCACCGTTTTTACATGGGTAAGGTCATTACCGGGATCATCTACCTGCTGACCGTCGGTCTGTTCGGTCTGGGTATCCTCTATGATTTCCTCACCCTGAATGGCCAAATCGCCGAAAAAAACCGCCTGCCGGGCTGA
- a CDS encoding thioredoxin family protein: MQYQRVYEPETLTRDALDGREGLTLVEFGANWCGYCIAAQPDIEKAVNAMPEGSHLKIEDGPGRRLGRSFRVKLWPTLIAMRDGQEIGRAVRPDQNALTALLATIS; encoded by the coding sequence ATGCAGTACCAACGCGTTTATGAACCGGAAACCCTGACCCGGGATGCACTGGATGGCAGGGAAGGGCTGACTCTAGTGGAGTTTGGGGCGAATTGGTGTGGTTACTGTATCGCCGCCCAACCGGATATTGAAAAGGCGGTGAACGCCATGCCTGAGGGAAGCCACCTCAAGATTGAAGATGGTCCGGGGCGTCGGTTGGGGCGCAGCTTCCGGGTCAAGCTCTGGCCCACCCTGATCGCGATGCGCGATGGTCAGGAAATCGGCCGGGCAGTGCGGCCGGACCAGAATGCGCTGACAGCGTTGTTGGCAACGATCAGTTGA
- the tadA gene encoding tRNA adenosine(34) deaminase TadA, which yields MNDEDWMRRALTLAEQAAEAGEVPVGAVVVRDGELLGEGYNQPIVAHDPTSHAEVMALRHAARNEQNYRLPGSTLYVTLEPCTMCFGALIHARVSRLVYAASEPRAGVCVSQLQLPEVSFYNHKMIVEGGLLAEESAALLKGFFARRRGK from the coding sequence GTGAATGATGAAGACTGGATGCGCCGGGCACTGACTTTGGCGGAACAGGCCGCGGAGGCCGGTGAGGTACCGGTAGGCGCCGTTGTGGTTCGCGATGGCGAACTGCTGGGCGAGGGCTATAACCAGCCCATTGTTGCCCACGATCCCACTTCCCACGCGGAAGTGATGGCGCTGCGTCATGCGGCACGTAATGAACAGAATTATCGTCTCCCCGGCAGCACCCTGTATGTGACTCTGGAACCCTGCACCATGTGCTTTGGCGCATTGATTCACGCGCGGGTCTCCCGGTTGGTGTATGCCGCCAGCGAGCCACGGGCAGGCGTTTGCGTCAGTCAGCTGCAGCTGCCTGAGGTGAGCTTCTATAATCACAAGATGATCGTGGAGGGCGGGCTGTTGGCGGAGGAAAGCGCGGCGCTATTGAAGGGGTTCTTTGCCCGGCGAAGGGGGAAATGA
- a CDS encoding DoxX family protein, translating into MKNLIKSLTHTQANWAPLALRLPVGIIFMAHGAQKLFGWFGGYGLEGTGQWMASIGLEPGYLMALLAGSGEFFGGLAILVGLLTRPAALVAAVTMIVAILTVHIGNGLFMSNNGYEFGLALLAASLSLVISGGGNLSADKGVQQAL; encoded by the coding sequence ATGAAAAACCTGATCAAGTCACTCACCCACACCCAGGCCAACTGGGCACCGCTGGCCCTGCGCCTGCCAGTAGGCATTATCTTCATGGCCCATGGCGCCCAGAAACTGTTTGGCTGGTTTGGTGGTTACGGCCTGGAAGGTACCGGCCAGTGGATGGCGTCCATCGGTCTGGAGCCTGGCTACCTGATGGCCTTGCTCGCCGGCAGTGGCGAATTCTTCGGTGGCCTGGCCATCCTGGTTGGTCTGCTCACCCGTCCTGCAGCGCTGGTCGCCGCCGTGACCATGATAGTGGCCATCCTCACCGTGCATATCGGCAACGGCCTGTTCATGAGCAATAATGGCTATGAGTTTGGCCTCGCCCTGTTGGCTGCCAGCCTCTCCCTGGTAATTTCCGGGGGCGGCAACCTCAGCGCCGACAAGGGAGTCCAGCAAGCCCTGTGA
- a CDS encoding chalcone isomerase family protein: MVTTAFNTTLKPATLALAVSLAWSLPAASQESSPWQRCNRADVKALKVFTVGEAALYRQNCDAADLLAPPLKLSFRYFREVPGDAFGKAAMHFLEKNLPASQFTRLEPELKSFNQHYQDVDDGDRYVLVYEDGGLTLTLNGQALAEQQGDDFARAYLTIWFGQDPYSETMKETLLGQR; the protein is encoded by the coding sequence ATGGTTACGACAGCATTCAACACCACATTGAAACCAGCGACCCTCGCGCTCGCCGTGTCACTGGCCTGGAGCCTGCCTGCTGCCAGCCAGGAGTCCTCCCCATGGCAGCGCTGCAATCGAGCCGATGTGAAAGCGTTGAAGGTCTTTACTGTTGGGGAGGCCGCGCTGTATCGCCAGAACTGCGATGCTGCAGACCTTCTTGCCCCGCCCCTGAAACTTTCCTTCCGCTACTTTCGGGAAGTGCCTGGTGACGCTTTTGGCAAGGCCGCCATGCACTTTCTTGAAAAAAACCTGCCCGCATCGCAGTTCACTCGCCTGGAACCTGAACTGAAATCGTTTAATCAGCATTATCAGGATGTCGACGATGGTGACCGCTATGTCCTTGTGTATGAGGATGGAGGCTTGACTCTGACCCTTAATGGCCAGGCACTCGCCGAACAACAAGGTGATGACTTCGCCCGTGCCTACCTGACCATCTGGTTTGGCCAGGACCCCTACTCTGAAACCATGAAAGAAACCTTGCTGGGACAACGTTAA
- a CDS encoding DoxX family protein, producing MNNPDLAKLILRLTAGILMLLHGIGKLYSGVGWIAQELASHNLPGFLAYGVFIGEIIAPLMVILGLHTRVGAVLMAGNMLVAIVLVHMGQIFSLSKSGGWALELQGFFLFTALAIFFLGAGRYAVRN from the coding sequence TTGAATAATCCAGATCTGGCCAAGCTGATCTTGCGTCTTACCGCCGGCATCCTGATGTTGCTGCACGGCATCGGCAAACTGTATTCGGGGGTGGGCTGGATCGCCCAGGAGCTGGCCTCCCATAACCTGCCGGGATTTCTGGCCTACGGTGTGTTCATCGGAGAGATCATCGCGCCATTGATGGTTATCCTCGGACTGCATACCCGGGTGGGTGCGGTGCTGATGGCGGGCAACATGCTGGTGGCCATTGTGCTGGTGCACATGGGGCAGATTTTTTCGCTGTCCAAGTCCGGCGGCTGGGCGCTGGAGCTGCAGGGGTTTTTCCTGTTTACCGCGCTGGCCATTTTCTTCCTGGGCGCTGGGCGATATGCGGTGAGGAATTGA
- a CDS encoding DUF2878 domain-containing protein: MKQLTTPFLINLIGFQLLWPAAVLGAAHGAPQLAWWVLVAMLVLMGLTGADWKRDSGMVLAGFLVCALLEPVWLGGGFISYVDSSSEWVAPGWIWALWGGFSVSFFYCLRWLQQRPILAAVFGGVGGGLSVWMGVRLGAAEAPLGVLTLMLVYGGLWAFIVPLFAALARFLQSRSPRLDDGVGDNV, encoded by the coding sequence ATGAAACAACTCACTACTCCCTTCCTGATAAACCTGATTGGCTTCCAGCTGCTGTGGCCGGCTGCTGTGTTGGGTGCCGCACACGGAGCACCACAACTGGCGTGGTGGGTTCTGGTTGCCATGCTGGTGCTGATGGGGCTCACTGGGGCTGACTGGAAGCGGGACTCCGGAATGGTTCTGGCTGGTTTTCTTGTGTGTGCACTGCTGGAACCTGTTTGGCTGGGGGGCGGCTTTATCAGCTATGTGGATTCGTCTTCAGAATGGGTTGCGCCTGGCTGGATATGGGCTTTGTGGGGCGGTTTTTCGGTCAGCTTTTTTTATTGCCTGCGCTGGTTACAGCAAAGACCCATACTGGCAGCTGTGTTCGGCGGTGTCGGCGGAGGCTTGTCGGTTTGGATGGGAGTACGGCTGGGCGCCGCAGAGGCGCCATTGGGAGTACTCACGCTAATGCTGGTTTATGGTGGGTTGTGGGCTTTCATTGTTCCCCTTTTCGCCGCACTGGCTCGTTTCCTTCAAAGCAGATCGCCCCGGCTTGATGATGGAGTGGGTGACAATGTCTGA
- a CDS encoding GGDEF domain-containing protein, which translates to MPTLFHVIATASRHINQSDRTPALKGTVAFLTAAVLVSVVLTGIAVLIVGERDWLSALVLAITLPLILITPLLFLFAIRLIALDRHNRELQQAAREDHLTGVFNRPHLLGMLERELALSQRHNYNVSVLLIEISDFSQLLDEHGRHVGEKALRLFADCIAEKIRESDLFGRFDGAQFLLVLPHTSFEDATRMGEGLRAIAATLKLDGRIQDDGTRPFVRVSAKIGAASTENSGRNLNSLLNEADYALYQSRNDRRDKTTASES; encoded by the coding sequence ATGCCAACGCTGTTTCACGTTATCGCCACCGCATCTCGCCACATTAATCAGTCAGATCGCACACCTGCCCTTAAAGGGACGGTGGCATTCCTGACTGCGGCGGTACTGGTCTCTGTGGTTCTCACCGGCATTGCAGTACTGATTGTGGGCGAACGAGATTGGCTTTCTGCCCTGGTGCTGGCGATTACCCTTCCCCTGATCCTGATTACTCCCCTGCTGTTCCTGTTCGCCATACGTCTGATTGCGCTGGACCGCCACAATCGCGAGCTGCAGCAGGCAGCGCGGGAGGACCATCTCACCGGCGTTTTCAATCGCCCGCACCTGCTCGGTATGCTGGAGCGTGAGCTGGCACTGAGCCAGCGTCACAACTACAACGTTTCGGTTCTGCTGATCGAGATCAGTGACTTCAGTCAATTGCTGGATGAGCATGGCCGGCACGTGGGGGAGAAAGCACTTCGACTGTTCGCGGACTGTATTGCAGAAAAAATTCGTGAGAGTGACCTGTTTGGCCGTTTTGACGGAGCCCAATTCCTGCTGGTACTGCCCCACACCAGCTTCGAAGACGCTACCCGCATGGGCGAGGGTCTGAGAGCAATTGCCGCCACCCTCAAGCTTGATGGGCGTATCCAGGATGACGGAACTCGTCCATTTGTCAGGGTCAGCGCCAAAATCGGTGCAGCCAGCACCGAAAACAGCGGCCGCAACCTGAACTCGCTTCTCAACGAAGCAGACTATGCGCTTTACCAGAGTCGCAACGATCGCCGCGACAAGACTACGGCCTCAGAATCCTGA